A stretch of the Paenibacillus dendritiformis genome encodes the following:
- a CDS encoding CopG family ribbon-helix-helix protein, translated as MANIQNTKRIMISLPDQLLQEVDGIVAMEKSNRSEFIRQAMKLYLQERKKRHIRESMQRGYMEMAKINLTMASEAFYAEVEADGTLDRLVSGV; from the coding sequence GTGGCTAATATTCAGAACACCAAACGAATTATGATCAGCTTGCCCGACCAACTATTGCAAGAAGTGGACGGTATCGTTGCTATGGAAAAATCGAATCGAAGCGAGTTCATTCGCCAAGCGATGAAGTTGTATTTGCAAGAGCGCAAGAAGCGTCATATCCGTGAATCGATGCAGCGCGGCTATATGGAAATGGCCAAGATTAACTTGACGATGGCATCCGAGGCTTTTTACGCAGAAGTCGAAGCGGATGGCACGCTCGACCGCTTGGTTAGCGGGGTGTAG
- the alr gene encoding alanine racemase, whose amino-acid sequence MEAYYRPTRAEISLDALHHNMEAFRAALPSATKLSICVKANAYGHGAVEIARAAERFGADYVNVAFLDEAVQLRRAGVQVPILVLGYTPPAGIEAAFEHDISLTVFTEGCIRTLEEKARELSARYGGRLLKVHVKTDTGMGRLGLRTPEDTACCVRRLQSIAGVLVEGVFTHFAGADEKDQSYSRLQQQRFQAVIDELKRQELAIPLIHASNSAAAMELPESAFDMVRVGISAYGLYPSADVNRQRIRLRPVLSLKTAIVHVKTVPAGEAISYGMHYYTSGEERIATIPVGYADGYSRMLSGKAQMLIRGRRVPVLGTICMDQCMVSLEPLGEEGPLPGPGEEVVLLGEQGEERITAEEIAGHLGTIHYEVVCMVAHRMPRLYLESGKPVKVVNPLLRPSAHAEGAIN is encoded by the coding sequence ATGGAGGCGTATTATCGTCCCACGCGAGCGGAGATTTCGCTGGATGCGCTGCATCACAATATGGAAGCTTTTCGCGCCGCGCTTCCGTCTGCCACGAAGTTGAGCATCTGTGTGAAGGCAAATGCTTACGGACATGGCGCGGTGGAGATCGCGCGCGCCGCGGAACGGTTCGGAGCGGATTATGTGAACGTGGCGTTCCTGGATGAAGCCGTACAATTGCGCCGGGCCGGCGTACAGGTGCCGATATTGGTATTGGGCTATACGCCGCCTGCCGGGATTGAAGCCGCCTTCGAGCATGATATTTCCTTGACGGTCTTTACCGAAGGGTGTATCCGCACTCTGGAGGAAAAGGCGCGGGAACTGTCGGCCCGGTATGGCGGGCGCCTGCTCAAGGTGCATGTCAAGACGGATACCGGCATGGGACGATTGGGTCTCCGAACGCCGGAGGATACGGCCTGCTGCGTCCGCCGCCTGCAGTCGATTGCCGGCGTGCTGGTCGAAGGGGTGTTCACCCATTTCGCGGGTGCGGACGAGAAGGATCAATCCTACAGCCGCCTGCAACAGCAGCGGTTCCAGGCTGTCATTGACGAGCTGAAGAGGCAGGAGCTTGCCATACCACTGATACATGCGAGCAACAGCGCGGCGGCAATGGAGCTGCCGGAGTCCGCATTTGATATGGTGCGGGTAGGTATCAGCGCTTACGGATTGTATCCGTCCGCCGATGTGAACCGCCAGCGAATCCGATTGCGGCCGGTGCTGAGTCTGAAGACGGCCATCGTCCATGTGAAGACGGTCCCCGCCGGCGAGGCGATTAGCTACGGCATGCATTACTATACGAGCGGGGAGGAGCGCATTGCGACCATTCCCGTTGGATATGCGGACGGCTATTCCCGCATGCTGAGCGGGAAAGCGCAGATGCTGATCCGCGGCCGGCGCGTACCGGTGCTGGGGACCATCTGCATGGATCAGTGCATGGTCTCGTTGGAGCCGCTAGGCGAAGAAGGGCCGCTGCCAGGGCCGGGAGAAGAAGTCGTGCTCCTGGGCGAACAGGGCGAAGAGCGCATTACGGCAGAGGAGATCGCCGGGCATCTTGGGACGATTCACTATGAAGTCGTCTGCATGGTTGCCCATCGTATGCCGCGCCTCTATCTCGAGAGCGGGAAGCCCGTGAAAGTGGTTAACCCGCTGCTGCGACCGTCGGCGCACGCCGAAGGTGCAATAAATTGA